A part of Desulfomicrobium baculatum DSM 4028 genomic DNA contains:
- a CDS encoding YifB family Mg chelatase-like AAA ATPase: MIAKVSTAALLGIDGFSIELEVDLARSGMPAFIMVGLAEGAVREAKERVFSALKNSGFKLPPSRITVNIAPADVRKEGSGYDLPLALGLLAGAEIIPQEKLSGLYLAGELSLSGELKPVPGVLPLALRAREAGARGMIVPEANGREAAVVQGLPVFGCKSLAQVVRFVLGEECLDPLVCDVEGLWAEREHFWRDFSEVKGQERAKRAIEIACAGSHNMLFIGPPGSGKTMLSSRIPTVLPPLSFDEALEVTKVYSVAGKLPPDQPLMVSRPFRSPHHTISDAGLIGGGQYPRPGELSLAHRGVLFLDELPEFKKHVLEVLRQPLEEGRVTISRAAVSLEYPGDVMLVAAMNPCPCGYLGDEKHHCSCTPIQVQRYRSRLSGPLLDRIDLHVEVPAVPYRDLKQEQGSISSAVMQERINAARTVQRERYAGLHFSSNSELSGKWLERFCPLTAKEHDFLEGAVQRLGMSARAFVRVLRISRTIADLAGDDTLTVTHLAEAINYRGLDRQSRE; the protein is encoded by the coding sequence ATGATCGCCAAAGTCTCCACCGCCGCTTTGCTGGGAATCGACGGATTCTCCATCGAGCTTGAGGTGGACCTGGCGCGTTCGGGCATGCCGGCCTTCATCATGGTCGGCCTGGCTGAAGGCGCGGTGCGCGAGGCCAAGGAGCGCGTTTTCTCGGCGCTCAAGAATTCGGGCTTCAAGCTGCCGCCCAGCCGCATCACCGTGAACATCGCCCCGGCCGACGTCCGCAAGGAGGGCTCGGGCTATGATCTCCCCTTGGCCCTGGGCCTTCTGGCCGGGGCCGAAATCATCCCGCAAGAAAAGCTCTCCGGTCTGTATCTGGCCGGGGAGCTTTCGCTTTCCGGAGAGCTCAAGCCCGTGCCGGGCGTTCTGCCCCTGGCCCTGCGGGCTCGCGAGGCCGGTGCCCGGGGCATGATCGTGCCCGAGGCCAACGGCAGGGAAGCCGCCGTGGTGCAGGGCTTGCCGGTTTTTGGCTGCAAGAGTCTGGCCCAGGTCGTGCGCTTCGTGCTTGGAGAGGAATGCCTCGACCCGCTGGTTTGCGATGTGGAGGGGCTATGGGCCGAGCGCGAGCACTTCTGGCGCGACTTCTCCGAGGTCAAGGGCCAGGAGCGGGCCAAGCGGGCCATCGAAATCGCCTGCGCCGGCTCGCACAATATGCTCTTCATCGGCCCTCCGGGCAGCGGCAAGACCATGCTCTCAAGCCGCATCCCCACGGTATTGCCCCCCTTGAGCTTCGACGAAGCCCTAGAGGTGACCAAGGTCTATTCCGTGGCCGGGAAGCTGCCCCCGGACCAGCCGCTGATGGTTTCCAGGCCATTCAGGTCGCCCCACCACACCATTTCCGACGCCGGTCTCATCGGTGGCGGCCAGTACCCTCGGCCGGGAGAGCTCTCCCTGGCCCATCGGGGCGTGCTCTTTCTGGATGAACTGCCAGAATTCAAGAAGCACGTCCTTGAAGTCCTGCGCCAGCCCCTGGAAGAGGGCCGCGTGACCATCTCACGGGCCGCCGTGTCTCTTGAATACCCCGGCGACGTCATGCTTGTGGCGGCCATGAATCCCTGCCCGTGCGGCTATCTGGGCGACGAGAAGCATCACTGCTCCTGCACGCCCATCCAGGTCCAGCGCTACCGTTCTCGCCTTTCGGGGCCGCTCCTGGATCGCATCGACCTGCATGTGGAGGTTCCGGCCGTGCCGTACCGCGATTTAAAGCAGGAACAGGGCAGTATCAGCTCCGCCGTCATGCAGGAACGCATCAACGCCGCCCGCACGGTGCAGCGGGAGCGCTACGCAGGGCTGCATTTTTCCTCCAACTCCGAACTCTCCGGCAAGTGGCTAGAGCGTTTCTGTCCTCTGACCGCCAAAGAGCACGACTTCCTGGAGGGCGCGGTGCAGCGTCTGGGCATGTCGGCGCGTGCCTTTGTGCGCGTGCTGCGCATCTCCCGCACCATCGCCGATCTGGCCGGAGACGACACGCTCACGGTCACCCATCTGGCCGAGGCCATCAATTATCGGGGTCTGGACCGCCAGAGCCGGGAATAA
- a CDS encoding M48 family metalloprotease yields the protein MSSIFDDRAYRGTLTRRDFIKLSALAAVSTAVAGCAANPVTGHSQLMLMGEGEEIQADRASSPHQFSADYGLSQDTALNAYVSGVGARLARVTHRAHMPYKFNVVNATYVNAYAFPGGSIAVTRGILAELDNEAELAGLIGHELGHINARHTAARMSKSKILGALVGGASLIAGTASQSLGNLAGTVGGLGASLFLAKYSREDERQADELGMEYMVGAGYTPQGMVGLMDVLRSMSKRQPSAIEAMFSSHPMSTERYEMAVARSRTRFGGSGNLPDYRERYMDSTARLRKLGPMFKLFQEGDKAMAAREYAVAQSRYAEGLKLSPNDYAGLVMMSKCMIAQKNGKGAADYAARAKRVYPTEAQAQHMHGVASILNKDYAAALADFSAYERILPGNPSTVFMKGFSYEGMKNKQNAAQEYHRYLKVVTQGEMAQHAYSRLKTWGYL from the coding sequence ATGAGCTCTATTTTTGACGATCGTGCCTACCGGGGCACTCTGACCCGCCGGGACTTCATCAAGCTTTCCGCCCTGGCCGCCGTGTCCACGGCCGTGGCCGGGTGCGCTGCCAATCCCGTGACCGGGCATAGCCAGCTCATGCTCATGGGCGAGGGTGAGGAAATCCAGGCCGACAGGGCCAGTTCGCCGCACCAGTTTTCCGCCGACTACGGCCTAAGCCAGGACACGGCCCTGAATGCCTATGTCAGCGGCGTGGGCGCTCGTTTGGCCCGGGTCACGCACCGCGCGCACATGCCGTACAAATTCAATGTGGTGAACGCGACATATGTGAACGCCTACGCCTTTCCAGGGGGAAGCATCGCCGTCACGCGCGGCATTCTGGCCGAACTGGACAACGAAGCCGAACTGGCCGGACTGATCGGCCATGAACTCGGGCATATCAATGCCCGGCACACGGCGGCGCGCATGTCCAAGAGCAAGATTCTGGGCGCGCTGGTCGGAGGTGCTTCGCTTATCGCCGGTACGGCCAGCCAGAGCCTGGGCAATCTGGCGGGGACCGTGGGCGGACTGGGGGCCAGCCTGTTTCTGGCCAAATACAGCCGCGAGGACGAGCGGCAGGCGGACGAACTGGGCATGGAATACATGGTCGGCGCCGGCTACACGCCTCAGGGCATGGTCGGACTCATGGATGTGCTGCGTTCCATGAGCAAGCGTCAGCCCAGCGCCATCGAGGCCATGTTCTCCTCGCACCCCATGAGCACCGAACGTTACGAAATGGCCGTGGCCCGATCGCGTACCCGTTTCGGCGGTAGCGGGAATCTGCCGGACTACCGGGAGCGCTACATGGACTCCACGGCGAGGCTGCGCAAGCTTGGTCCCATGTTCAAGCTGTTTCAGGAAGGGGACAAGGCCATGGCCGCCAGGGAATACGCCGTTGCCCAGAGCCGCTACGCCGAGGGCCTGAAGCTGTCTCCCAATGATTATGCCGGGCTGGTCATGATGTCCAAGTGCATGATCGCCCAGAAGAACGGCAAGGGAGCCGCAGACTATGCGGCCAGGGCCAAGCGGGTCTATCCCACCGAGGCCCAGGCCCAGCACATGCACGGCGTGGCCTCCATCCTCAACAAGGATTATGCTGCGGCGCTGGCCGATTTTTCGGCTTACGAGCGGATCCTGCCCGGCAATCCCTCGACGGTTTTCATGAAGGGCTTTTCCTACGAGGGCATGAAGAACAAGCAGAATGCGGCTCAGGAATACCATCGCTACCTGAAAGTCGTGACCCAGGGCGAAATGGCCCAGCACGCCTATTCCAGGCTAAAAACCTGGGGATACCTCTAA
- the lepA gene encoding translation elongation factor 4: MATQENIRNFSIIAHIDHGKSTLADRIMEKTGLISDRQKKDQYLDRMELEQERGITIKAQSVRIPYKAKDGRDYILNLIDTPGHVDFSYEVSRSLAACDGALLVVDATQGVEAQTLANVYMALDNDLEVLPVLNKIDLPSAEPERVAEEIEEVIGIDCTDIVKVSAKSGLGVEELLERLVERVPPPKGDTEGPLKALIFDSWYDSYQGVVVLFRVLEGRVKNGQRVQMCATGKKFEVTKLGVFSPEPTDIKQLAAGEVGFLCAAIKELKDAQVGDTITDPDNPTNSPFPGFKTIKPMVFCGLYPVEPGEYDTLKSALEKLQLNDAALYYEPETSQALGFGFRCGFLGLLHMEVIQERLEREFQAKLIATAPSVIYRVTRIDGVTFDIDNPSNLPPQEKIQSIAEPFVRMEIHVPNDYVGNVLGLCEEKRGIQKDMRYMTSTRVVISYELPFSEIVYDFFDRLKSVTKGFASLDYEVIDYRVADLVKLDVLINSEPVDAMAVIVHRSNAAYRGRALALKLKRVIHRQLFEIIIQAAVGSKIIARERVSPMRKNVTAKCYGGDITRKRKLLEKQKEGKKRMKRMGSVEIPQEAFLAALQSDE; encoded by the coding sequence ATGGCAACACAAGAAAATATTAGAAATTTCAGCATCATAGCCCACATTGATCACGGCAAGTCAACCCTGGCCGACCGGATCATGGAAAAGACGGGGCTCATTTCCGATCGCCAGAAAAAGGACCAGTACCTGGATCGCATGGAGCTGGAACAGGAACGCGGCATCACCATCAAGGCCCAGAGCGTGCGCATTCCGTACAAGGCCAAGGACGGCCGCGACTATATCCTAAACCTCATCGACACGCCCGGCCACGTGGACTTCTCCTACGAAGTCTCGCGCAGCCTGGCCGCCTGCGACGGGGCGCTGCTGGTGGTCGACGCCACCCAGGGCGTGGAAGCCCAGACCCTGGCCAACGTGTACATGGCGCTGGACAATGATCTGGAAGTGTTGCCCGTCCTGAACAAGATCGATCTGCCCAGCGCCGAGCCCGAACGGGTGGCGGAGGAGATCGAGGAAGTCATCGGCATCGACTGCACCGACATCGTCAAGGTTTCGGCCAAGTCGGGGCTGGGCGTGGAAGAGCTGCTTGAGCGCCTCGTGGAGCGGGTTCCGCCGCCAAAGGGCGACACCGAGGGGCCGCTTAAAGCCCTGATATTCGACTCCTGGTACGATTCGTATCAGGGCGTGGTCGTACTCTTCAGGGTGCTGGAGGGACGGGTCAAGAACGGCCAGCGCGTGCAGATGTGCGCCACGGGCAAGAAGTTCGAAGTGACCAAGCTCGGCGTGTTTTCACCGGAACCCACGGATATAAAACAGCTTGCGGCGGGCGAGGTCGGCTTTTTGTGCGCGGCCATCAAGGAGCTCAAAGACGCCCAGGTCGGCGACACCATCACCGATCCGGACAATCCCACGAATTCTCCTTTCCCCGGGTTCAAGACCATCAAGCCCATGGTCTTTTGCGGCCTTTATCCCGTGGAGCCGGGCGAATACGACACATTGAAGTCGGCGCTGGAAAAGCTGCAACTCAACGACGCGGCCCTGTACTACGAGCCCGAGACTTCTCAGGCGCTGGGTTTTGGTTTCCGTTGCGGGTTTCTGGGGCTCTTGCACATGGAGGTCATCCAGGAACGCCTTGAGCGCGAGTTCCAGGCCAAGCTCATCGCTACGGCCCCTTCGGTGATATACCGAGTGACCCGTATTGACGGCGTGACCTTTGACATTGACAATCCGAGCAACCTGCCTCCGCAGGAAAAGATCCAGTCCATCGCCGAGCCTTTCGTGCGCATGGAGATTCACGTTCCCAACGATTATGTGGGCAACGTGCTGGGGCTTTGCGAGGAGAAGCGCGGCATCCAGAAGGACATGCGCTACATGACGTCCACCCGCGTGGTCATCAGCTACGAGCTCCCCTTCTCGGAGATCGTCTATGACTTCTTCGATCGCCTCAAGTCCGTGACCAAGGGCTTCGCCTCCCTGGATTACGAGGTCATCGACTACCGGGTGGCCGATCTGGTCAAGCTGGATGTGCTCATCAACTCCGAGCCCGTGGACGCCATGGCCGTCATCGTGCACCGCTCCAATGCGGCGTACCGGGGCCGGGCCCTGGCGCTGAAGCTCAAGCGGGTCATCCATCGCCAGCTGTTCGAGATCATCATCCAGGCCGCGGTGGGCAGCAAGATCATTGCGCGCGAGCGGGTCTCGCCCATGCGCAAGAACGTCACGGCCAAGTGCTATGGCGGCGACATCACCAGAAAGCGCAAGCTCCTGGAAAAGCAGAAAGAAGGCAAGAAGCGCATGAAGCGCATGGGCAGCGTGGAGATTCCACAGGAAGCGTTTCTGGCAGCCCTCCAGTCAGACGAATAG
- a CDS encoding L-2-amino-thiazoline-4-carboxylic acid hydrolase produces the protein MSMIAARTAQAGLVARIWNSLLENMSPESAKKILTAAIQADAMTAGQAFARQAPHGPTLEHFATILERWKEDDALTIRDVRLAASTLTFTVTDCAYARAYAGMGLNPELGFILSCARDEPFANGYSPCLSMRRSQTIMQDHPCCQFTFTWRE, from the coding sequence ATGAGCATGATCGCCGCGCGCACAGCCCAAGCCGGACTTGTCGCCCGAATCTGGAATTCCTTGCTGGAAAACATGAGCCCGGAGTCGGCCAAGAAAATTCTCACCGCAGCCATCCAGGCCGACGCCATGACCGCGGGCCAAGCATTTGCCCGCCAGGCCCCGCATGGGCCGACCCTGGAACATTTCGCGACGATCCTTGAACGCTGGAAGGAAGATGACGCCCTGACCATAAGAGACGTCCGCCTGGCTGCTTCCACTCTCACCTTCACTGTCACGGACTGCGCCTACGCACGCGCCTATGCCGGCATGGGCCTGAACCCCGAGCTTGGTTTCATCCTCTCCTGCGCTCGCGATGAACCGTTCGCCAACGGCTACAGTCCCTGCCTGTCCATGCGGCGCTCTCAAACCATCATGCAAGACCATCCGTGCTGCCAATTCACATTCACATGGCGCGAATGA
- a CDS encoding LytR/AlgR family response regulator transcription factor: MSKLKALLLHPDPEVRSQLRDMLSPVKEIAVLGEAVSSFEALEMLTFIPYDVFFMGTDLPHGVSGMELAAHLAQGDDPPALIFLATEEDQAFTAFELGAADYLLWPANANRFARSIERLRPLLPRKKAAPPTQPLQSRQHISEETVQLSMGDDEEEIFVNALRQAWDMSRERSPEIEKLPVNQEGRHILIPYTQIVYVEAYEDYSFVHTAQDRFLTSYRLKNLEARLRPHRFCRVHRKYLVNLDMVTEIASMPGGNFMLRTAGRKKIELPVSRRRIGELKKILQL, encoded by the coding sequence ATGTCCAAACTCAAAGCGTTGCTTCTTCACCCGGACCCCGAAGTCAGGTCTCAATTGCGAGACATGCTCTCCCCTGTCAAGGAGATTGCCGTGCTCGGGGAAGCGGTGTCCTCGTTTGAGGCCCTGGAGATGCTGACCTTTATTCCCTACGATGTCTTTTTCATGGGCACGGACCTGCCGCACGGGGTCAGCGGCATGGAACTAGCCGCGCATCTGGCCCAGGGCGACGACCCTCCGGCGCTCATTTTTCTGGCCACGGAAGAGGATCAGGCCTTCACCGCCTTCGAACTCGGCGCCGCCGACTATCTGCTCTGGCCCGCCAACGCGAACCGTTTCGCGCGCTCCATCGAGCGCCTGCGCCCGCTGCTTCCGCGCAAAAAGGCCGCGCCCCCGACCCAGCCCCTGCAGTCCCGTCAGCACATCAGCGAAGAGACCGTGCAGCTTTCCATGGGCGACGACGAGGAAGAGATCTTCGTCAACGCCCTGCGCCAAGCCTGGGACATGAGCCGGGAGCGCTCCCCGGAGATCGAGAAGCTTCCTGTCAACCAGGAAGGCCGGCACATCCTCATCCCCTACACGCAAATCGTGTACGTGGAGGCCTACGAGGATTACAGCTTCGTGCACACGGCTCAGGATCGCTTCCTGACCTCCTACCGACTCAAGAACCTGGAAGCGCGGCTGCGCCCACATCGCTTCTGCCGCGTGCACCGCAAATATCTGGTCAACCTGGACATGGTCACGGAGATCGCCTCCATGCCCGGCGGCAATTTCATGCTGCGCACGGCCGGGCGCAAGAAGATCGAGCTTCCGGTCAGCAGGCGGCGCATCGGCGAACTGAAGAAAATTTTGCAGCTCTAG
- the lepB gene encoding signal peptidase I, with translation MNPRWQTMLKEYAEALIVALILAFFIRSFVVQAFKIPSGSMLQTLQIGDHLLVTKFAYGVKIPFTNTMIIEREGPEQGDIIVFEFPEDPSKDFIKRVIGVPGDVIEIRDKKVFRNGVELQESYIQHVDSSTSVPRRDNFGPVMVPENKYFVMGDNRDESYDSRFWGFVERNTIEGKALILYWSWASLTDIRWERIGQLVE, from the coding sequence ATGAACCCTCGTTGGCAGACAATGCTCAAAGAATACGCCGAAGCCCTTATCGTGGCGCTGATTCTGGCGTTTTTTATTCGTTCCTTTGTGGTCCAGGCATTCAAGATCCCATCCGGATCCATGCTCCAGACGTTGCAGATCGGCGACCATCTGCTGGTCACCAAGTTCGCCTACGGCGTGAAAATCCCGTTCACCAACACCATGATCATCGAACGTGAAGGCCCGGAGCAGGGCGACATCATCGTTTTCGAATTCCCCGAAGATCCGTCCAAAGACTTCATCAAGCGCGTTATCGGCGTTCCCGGAGACGTCATCGAGATCCGGGACAAGAAGGTTTTCCGCAACGGCGTGGAGCTGCAGGAATCCTACATTCAGCATGTGGACTCCTCCACGTCCGTGCCGCGGCGCGACAATTTCGGGCCGGTGATGGTGCCCGAGAACAAGTACTTCGTCATGGGCGATAACCGCGATGAATCCTACGATTCGCGTTTCTGGGGTTTCGTGGAACGCAACACCATCGAAGGCAAGGCCCTCATCCTGTACTGGTCCTGGGCCAGCCTGACCGACATCCGTTGGGAACGCATCGGGCAGCTGGTGGAGTAG
- a CDS encoding mechanosensitive ion channel family protein — translation MQIKIFILTVMFACLSSLGGFAVAEEAQPVPENVTVLSSFFQTKVKEVADLQRDMDLLQAALETQEEGFKAALDSARSRLQTLEIMARMVKTNPYDMRVALAEATYLQLTLTKDSQPLEALAKEIGSKAVTIDALQEDLERKWASGLDKSVRDDVQGMRKSVAAVDRQAQDLRTRVDKLQAQMVEIQTRTAEWVATFQTQLPMIWRAEFLDAKDFRLLPATGADVRKDLVDWFSNLRVLFVSQYSSVAQEREDWVGMFVLFWLPFIFIGFAAYRFLEDVFENARAGGRMTSAFGILCLSLALSLLAAFLAGQVKQTSLLLVATHVLMLLGVQALAWVFRNVRGRLQKDSLQPLLPLVFLSLSVAVLDILRLPQWMEHLAWVCLVVLSSLFFGMIQPELRYERLIRRVHPYAMAILVAVAVLGWGNLAVLASTLWGVLALAVQLGIGASSVVRVVFEKLDKTGFKALVADLAVTFLTLFVWLFVVLGVMAWISINLGTNVVYEKLSTLELNWGDFSFNFLRLGFVLLLFQVVRSLALAWKTVLDSENLRWKNIDHGAAASLQRIGIYCLWLLYGLLTVNLLGISLTNFAVIAGGLSVGIGFGMQAIFSNFISGLILLFDRAIQAGDVIEVNGVWAKVMSVNIRNTEVQTFENAKIFLPNSTLIANQVTNWTHRNDVRIRRDVLVGVAYGSDVQLVKKILLEAASDHPAVMSSPEPWVIFNDFGASSLDFILRFWVRHVDLGLSSCSEIREVIEAKFREHGVEIPFPQMDVHMRPGDGVLQVNSKE, via the coding sequence ATGCAGATAAAGATATTCATTTTGACGGTTATGTTCGCGTGCCTCTCCAGTCTGGGCGGCTTCGCCGTGGCCGAAGAGGCCCAGCCCGTTCCTGAGAACGTGACGGTTCTCTCCTCTTTTTTTCAGACCAAGGTCAAGGAAGTTGCCGATCTGCAAAGAGATATGGATCTTTTGCAGGCCGCGCTTGAAACGCAGGAGGAGGGCTTCAAGGCCGCCCTGGATTCTGCCCGGAGTCGCCTGCAGACTCTTGAGATCATGGCTCGGATGGTCAAGACGAACCCGTACGACATGCGCGTGGCCCTGGCCGAGGCCACGTACCTGCAGTTGACCTTGACCAAGGATTCCCAGCCCCTTGAGGCCCTGGCCAAGGAGATAGGGTCGAAGGCGGTCACCATCGACGCCCTGCAGGAGGACTTGGAGCGCAAATGGGCCTCAGGCCTGGATAAATCCGTGCGTGACGACGTCCAGGGCATGCGCAAGAGCGTCGCTGCCGTGGACAGGCAAGCGCAGGATTTAAGGACCCGGGTGGACAAACTGCAAGCCCAGATGGTCGAAATCCAGACCCGCACCGCCGAATGGGTGGCCACCTTTCAGACCCAGTTGCCCATGATCTGGAGAGCGGAGTTTTTGGACGCCAAGGACTTCCGGCTGCTGCCCGCAACCGGCGCGGACGTCCGCAAGGATCTCGTGGACTGGTTTTCGAACCTGAGGGTTCTGTTTGTCAGCCAGTATTCTTCCGTGGCCCAGGAGCGGGAAGACTGGGTCGGCATGTTCGTGCTTTTCTGGCTGCCCTTTATCTTTATTGGCTTTGCCGCCTATCGATTTCTGGAGGACGTGTTTGAAAACGCCCGCGCGGGCGGACGAATGACCTCGGCCTTCGGCATCCTTTGTCTGTCCCTGGCGCTGTCCCTGCTGGCCGCTTTTCTCGCCGGGCAGGTCAAGCAGACCTCCCTGCTTCTGGTCGCCACGCACGTGCTCATGCTGCTCGGGGTACAGGCCCTGGCCTGGGTTTTCCGCAACGTGCGCGGGCGGTTGCAAAAAGACAGTTTGCAGCCGTTGCTGCCGCTGGTCTTTTTGTCCCTTAGCGTGGCGGTGCTGGATATCCTGCGCCTGCCCCAATGGATGGAGCATCTCGCCTGGGTGTGCCTGGTGGTGCTCAGCAGTCTTTTTTTCGGGATGATCCAGCCCGAACTGCGCTATGAACGCCTCATCCGGCGGGTGCATCCCTATGCGATGGCGATCCTGGTGGCCGTGGCCGTGCTCGGCTGGGGCAATCTGGCCGTGCTGGCCAGCACCCTGTGGGGCGTGCTGGCCTTGGCGGTGCAACTGGGGATCGGCGCATCGAGCGTGGTGCGGGTGGTGTTCGAAAAACTCGACAAGACCGGCTTCAAGGCGCTGGTGGCGGATCTGGCCGTGACCTTCCTGACGCTTTTTGTCTGGCTGTTCGTGGTGCTCGGGGTCATGGCCTGGATCTCGATCAACCTTGGCACCAACGTTGTTTATGAAAAGCTGTCGACACTGGAATTGAACTGGGGTGACTTCTCCTTCAATTTCCTGCGTCTTGGCTTTGTCCTTCTGCTGTTTCAGGTTGTCCGTTCCCTGGCCCTGGCCTGGAAAACGGTCCTTGATAGCGAGAATTTGCGCTGGAAAAATATCGATCACGGCGCGGCGGCTTCGCTCCAGCGCATAGGAATCTATTGCCTGTGGCTGCTCTATGGCCTGTTGACCGTGAACCTGCTCGGCATCAGCCTGACCAATTTCGCGGTCATCGCCGGTGGTCTTTCCGTGGGCATCGGCTTTGGCATGCAGGCCATCTTCAGCAACTTCATCAGCGGACTCATCCTGCTCTTTGACCGGGCCATTCAGGCCGGGGACGTGATCGAGGTCAACGGAGTCTGGGCCAAGGTCATGAGCGTGAACATCCGCAACACCGAGGTCCAGACCTTCGAAAACGCCAAGATATTTTTGCCCAACTCGACCCTTATCGCGAACCAAGTCACCAACTGGACGCACCGCAACGATGTGCGCATCCGGCGGGACGTCCTTGTGGGCGTGGCCTACGGATCTGATGTGCAGCTGGTCAAGAAGATCCTGCTGGAGGCGGCCTCCGATCACCCTGCCGTCATGTCGAGCCCCGAGCCCTGGGTCATTTTCAACGATTTCGGGGCCAGCTCCCTTGATTTCATCCTGCGCTTCTGGGTGCGGCACGTTGATCTTGGTCTCTCCTCGTGTTCGGAGATTCGCGAGGTCATCGAAGCCAAATTCCGCGAGCACGGCGTGGAGATTCCTTTTCCGCAGATGGATGTGCATATGCGTCCCGGTGACGGGGTGCTGCAGGTCAACTCCAAAGAATAA
- the acs gene encoding acetate--CoA ligase — translation MKRGLPRKENAMKETDMAYSEELVFRPLPQLVIEANVNPQEFATAQASAKADFLGYWEDAAQELDWFHKWDTVLDDSEAPRYHWFKGAQCNIVYNALDRHIETANKNKLALIWEGEAGDTKKYTYYELYREVNKLANAMRSLGLGKGDRVVLYMPLIPQTMMAMLACAKIGAVHCAVFAGFSAKALRQRITEVEAKLVVTADGFYRNGRIVNLKATVDEALVGGCDCVETVVVVNRAKLDVDMGEARDIWYDALVRQERSDAATEIMNSDDPLFILHTSGTTGEPKGIVHGHAGYMVGLHRSLDWVFDIKPTDIFWCTGDMGWITGHSYVVYGPLIAGTTTVMYEGHPLYPQADRMWDIVARYGVTVLYTAPTVIRMLMRYGNQYPRMHDLSTLRLLASVGEPISPDTWLWFYKYIGHSQCPILDTWWQTETGGCMITPFPVSVLKPGSVHRPMPGIEVDIVDEEGNRVEDGVAGNLVVTKPWPSMLLDIFGKPEMHEATYWPLGPGKYWAGDIATRDEDGLIWIHGRSDDVMNIAGHRIGNVELENAFLAHKAVADAAVIGIPDKIKGEVAKAFIVLQPEFAALDDHNEIIRMLKTHIRKEVGPVAVIRSVEFVEALPRTRSGKIVRRVLKAREAGLEVDLGAVVED, via the coding sequence ATGAAACGCGGCCTGCCGCGCAAGGAGAACGCCATGAAAGAAACCGACATGGCCTATAGCGAGGAACTCGTCTTCCGTCCCCTGCCCCAACTGGTCATCGAGGCCAATGTCAACCCGCAGGAATTCGCCACGGCCCAGGCCTCGGCCAAGGCCGACTTTCTTGGCTACTGGGAAGACGCGGCCCAGGAGCTGGACTGGTTCCACAAATGGGACACGGTGCTGGATGACTCCGAAGCGCCGCGCTACCACTGGTTCAAGGGAGCCCAGTGCAACATCGTCTACAACGCCCTGGACCGGCACATCGAGACCGCCAACAAGAACAAGCTGGCGCTGATCTGGGAAGGCGAGGCCGGAGACACCAAGAAGTACACCTACTACGAGCTCTACCGTGAGGTGAACAAGCTGGCCAATGCCATGCGTTCCCTGGGACTTGGCAAGGGCGACCGGGTGGTTCTCTACATGCCGCTCATCCCCCAGACCATGATGGCCATGCTGGCCTGCGCCAAGATCGGGGCCGTGCATTGCGCGGTCTTTGCCGGGTTCTCGGCCAAGGCCCTGCGCCAGCGCATCACCGAGGTCGAGGCCAAGCTGGTGGTCACGGCCGACGGATTCTATCGAAACGGCCGCATCGTCAACCTGAAAGCCACCGTCGACGAGGCGCTGGTGGGAGGGTGCGACTGCGTGGAGACCGTGGTCGTGGTCAATCGCGCCAAGCTGGACGTGGACATGGGCGAGGCCCGCGACATCTGGTACGATGCCCTGGTGCGCCAGGAACGCTCGGATGCGGCAACCGAGATCATGAATTCCGATGATCCGCTTTTCATCCTGCACACCTCGGGAACCACGGGCGAACCCAAGGGCATCGTGCATGGCCATGCCGGGTACATGGTGGGGTTGCACCGGTCGCTGGACTGGGTCTTCGACATCAAGCCCACGGACATTTTCTGGTGCACCGGCGACATGGGTTGGATCACCGGCCACAGCTACGTGGTCTACGGCCCGCTCATCGCCGGCACGACCACGGTCATGTACGAGGGGCACCCCCTCTATCCCCAGGCCGACCGCATGTGGGACATCGTGGCCCGCTACGGGGTGACGGTCCTCTACACCGCGCCCACGGTCATCCGCATGCTCATGCGCTACGGCAACCAGTATCCGCGCATGCACGACCTCTCCACCCTGCGCCTGCTGGCCAGCGTCGGCGAACCCATCTCGCCGGACACTTGGCTGTGGTTCTACAAGTATATCGGGCACTCCCAGTGCCCCATCCTCGATACGTGGTGGCAAACAGAAACGGGCGGGTGCATGATCACGCCCTTCCCGGTCTCGGTTTTGAAACCCGGCTCCGTGCACCGGCCCATGCCGGGCATCGAGGTGGACATTGTCGACGAGGAGGGCAACCGCGTGGAGGACGGAGTCGCCGGCAACCTGGTGGTGACCAAGCCCTGGCCGTCCATGCTGCTCGATATTTTCGGCAAGCCGGAGATGCACGAGGCGACCTACTGGCCCCTGGGTCCCGGCAAGTACTGGGCAGGGGACATCGCCACCCGCGACGAGGACGGCCTGATCTGGATTCATGGCCGCTCCGACGACGTCATGAACATCGCCGGGCACCGCATCGGCAACGTCGAACTGGAAAACGCCTTCCTCGCCCACAAGGCCGTGGCCGACGCCGCCGTCATCGGCATCCCGGACAAGATCAAGGGCGAAGTGGCCAAGGCCTTCATCGTGCTGCAACCGGAATTCGCAGCCCTGGACGACCACAACGAAATCATCCGCATGCTCAAAACCCATATCCGCAAGGAAGTGGGCCCCGTGGCCGTGATCCGCTCCGTGGAGTTCGTGGAGGCCCTGCCCCGCACCCGCAGCGGCAAGATCGTGCGCCGGGTATTGAAGGCCAGGGAAGCGGGGCTCGAGGTCGACCTAGGTGCCGTCGTCGAAGACTAG